One segment of Sinorhizobium sp. BG8 DNA contains the following:
- the mbfA gene encoding iron exporter MbfA: protein MLSRFLPSSKRSLETLGEQEILALAISSEEDDGRIYLAYADALRDAYPHSARVFEEMAAEESHHRQMLIDLHVARFGNRIPLVRREHVHDFPERKPDWLIANLSIETARTQAEAMEEAAHRFYVTAAARATDAATRKLLGDLALAEKSHESLARRLGEKFTPEDVQADEAQTAKRQFLLTYIQPGLAGLMDGSVSTLAPIFAAAFATQDTWQTFLVGLSASVGAGISMGFTEAAHDDGKLSGRGSPIKRGLSSGLMTAIGGLGHALPYLIPHFMLATAIAVAVVFVELWAIAFIQNKYMETPFLRAAFQVVLGGGLVLAAGVLIGNA, encoded by the coding sequence ATGCTCTCCCGTTTTCTTCCGTCGTCCAAGCGCTCCCTCGAAACTTTGGGGGAGCAGGAGATCCTGGCACTCGCCATCTCGTCGGAGGAAGATGACGGGCGGATCTACCTCGCCTACGCGGATGCCTTGCGCGACGCCTATCCTCACTCGGCCAGGGTGTTCGAGGAAATGGCTGCGGAGGAGAGCCACCACCGGCAGATGTTGATCGACCTGCATGTCGCCCGGTTCGGAAACCGCATTCCACTGGTCCGGCGCGAGCATGTGCACGATTTTCCCGAGAGGAAGCCTGACTGGCTAATCGCCAACCTGTCGATCGAAACGGCTCGGACGCAGGCCGAGGCGATGGAAGAAGCGGCCCACCGGTTCTATGTGACGGCGGCCGCGCGCGCCACCGATGCGGCCACCCGCAAGCTGCTTGGTGATCTCGCCCTGGCCGAGAAATCCCACGAGTCGCTCGCACGCCGCCTTGGCGAGAAATTCACGCCCGAAGACGTCCAGGCGGACGAGGCGCAGACGGCGAAGCGGCAATTCCTCCTGACCTACATCCAGCCGGGCCTCGCCGGTCTCATGGATGGTTCCGTATCGACGCTGGCGCCGATCTTCGCAGCCGCCTTCGCCACCCAGGATACCTGGCAGACCTTCCTCGTGGGCCTCTCTGCCTCGGTCGGCGCCGGTATCTCCATGGGGTTCACGGAAGCCGCGCACGATGACGGCAAGCTTTCCGGCCGTGGCTCGCCCATCAAGCGCGGTCTTTCTTCCGGCCTGATGACGGCGATCGGCGGGCTCGGCCACGCGCTTCCCTACCTGATCCCGCATTTCATGCTCGCAACGGCAATCGCCGTGGCGGTCGTGTTCGTGGAACTCTGGGCCATCGCCTTCATTCAGAACAAGTATATGGAAACGCCTTTCCTGCGTGCGGCCTTCCAGGTCGTGCTTGGTGGCGGGCTGGTGCTGGCCGCCGGCGTATTGATCGGAAACGCCTGA
- a CDS encoding GNAT family N-acetyltransferase — MSDIRLIEAAEARARIDELSAVLVDCVEGGASVGFMSPYRLEDARPFWEAVIAAVAEDATLLFIAEVEGEIVGTVQVGIRQMPNQLHRADVKKLLVVERARRLGLARALMSAAEEAAARRGKTVLVLDTATGSPAEEVYARLGWERVGVIPDYALYPDGRYCGTTLFYKRVGPVAMAAA; from the coding sequence ATGAGTGATATCCGTTTGATCGAAGCAGCCGAGGCGCGGGCCCGCATCGATGAGCTTTCCGCGGTGCTGGTCGATTGCGTGGAAGGAGGTGCTTCGGTCGGCTTCATGTCTCCATACCGGCTCGAAGACGCGCGTCCCTTCTGGGAGGCCGTCATTGCGGCTGTCGCTGAGGATGCGACGCTGCTCTTTATCGCCGAGGTGGAAGGTGAAATCGTCGGAACAGTACAGGTCGGAATCCGGCAAATGCCGAATCAGCTCCACCGCGCGGACGTCAAGAAACTGCTCGTCGTGGAGCGTGCCCGCCGCCTCGGACTTGCCCGAGCCCTGATGTCTGCTGCGGAAGAGGCGGCGGCCAGGCGCGGCAAGACGGTCCTCGTGCTGGACACGGCCACGGGAAGTCCGGCGGAGGAGGTCTATGCACGCCTTGGCTGGGAACGCGTCGGCGTCATTCCGGACTATGCGCTCTATCCGGATGGACGCTATTGCGGAACAACGCTGTTCTACAAGCGGGTCGGCCCTGTCGCGATGGCTGCCGCCTGA
- a CDS encoding EamA family transporter: MDQKIVARPLAGDPVAVRKAGAVKASLLTGTILCLLSISSVQFGAALSADIISAHGPFATSFLRLLLAAAILAAIVRPRILSYDARQWKNALFLGVAMAGMTTCFYASIERIPLGLAVAIEFLGPLAVASFGMGFGRKLFWPLAALAGVILLSHNGETWTGDTVGVLLAAGAGVGWGCYILLMKGAGKLFPGLEGLAMSLAVAAVVCAPLGLVRAPEMMAPDTLALMTGLAILVPLVPYALEMIALRHLPTSAFGILMSLEPAVGAIAGFMVLGQVMTPLQMLGTGFVVAASAGVTAAAE; the protein is encoded by the coding sequence ATGGATCAAAAAATCGTCGCCCGGCCGCTTGCTGGTGATCCCGTAGCGGTGCGAAAAGCCGGCGCAGTGAAGGCCTCGCTGCTGACCGGAACGATTCTGTGTCTCCTCTCGATTTCGAGCGTGCAGTTCGGCGCTGCGCTGTCGGCCGACATCATTTCCGCCCATGGCCCTTTCGCCACAAGCTTCCTGCGCCTGCTTCTCGCCGCCGCGATCCTGGCGGCGATCGTTCGTCCACGAATTCTATCCTACGATGCCCGGCAGTGGAAAAACGCCCTGTTCCTCGGTGTGGCAATGGCGGGGATGACGACCTGCTTCTATGCCTCCATCGAACGCATACCGCTCGGCCTCGCGGTCGCGATCGAATTCCTCGGGCCACTCGCGGTCGCGAGTTTCGGGATGGGATTCGGGCGGAAGCTCTTCTGGCCCCTGGCGGCGCTGGCGGGTGTCATACTGCTTTCGCACAATGGCGAGACCTGGACAGGCGACACGGTCGGGGTTCTGCTCGCCGCGGGCGCCGGCGTGGGCTGGGGTTGCTACATTCTGCTGATGAAGGGCGCGGGCAAGCTCTTTCCGGGCCTCGAAGGTCTTGCGATGTCGCTCGCCGTGGCGGCTGTGGTTTGCGCTCCCCTTGGCCTCGTACGGGCGCCGGAGATGATGGCGCCGGATACTCTTGCGCTGATGACCGGGCTGGCGATCCTTGTGCCGCTCGTTCCCTATGCCCTGGAGATGATCGCACTTCGCCATCTGCCGACCTCGGCCTTCGGCATTCTCATGAGCCTCGAGCCCGCGGTCGGTGCGATAGCTGGGTTCATGGTGCTCGGGCAGGTCATGACCCCCCTGCAGATGCTGGGCACGGGGTTCGTGGTCGCCGCCAGCGCCGGTGTGACGGCAGCTGCCGAGTAA
- a CDS encoding truncated hemoglobin: protein MEQTAAPSRQSHFEAIRNRADADMEQIGVTPGFIPLLVDTFYGRVRAHDMLGPVFEARLAGRWPEHMEKMKRFWSAVAFKDGGYGGKPVMAHQGIAGLQPPLFQAWLGLFSETLDDIAPSQEAKAWFMETAERIAKSLVLSLFYNPADDDPALKRA from the coding sequence ATGGAACAGACCGCCGCACCATCCCGCCAGTCGCATTTCGAAGCCATCCGCAACCGGGCAGATGCGGACATGGAACAGATCGGTGTGACACCCGGCTTCATCCCGCTTCTTGTCGACACGTTCTATGGACGCGTCCGGGCACACGATATGCTGGGGCCGGTCTTCGAGGCACGCCTTGCCGGACGCTGGCCGGAGCACATGGAAAAGATGAAGCGTTTCTGGTCGGCGGTGGCCTTCAAGGATGGCGGCTATGGTGGCAAGCCGGTGATGGCGCATCAGGGTATCGCCGGCCTGCAGCCCCCGCTGTTTCAGGCCTGGCTCGGGCTTTTCTCGGAAACACTGGACGACATAGCGCCCTCGCAGGAGGCGAAGGCATGGTTCATGGAGACCGCGGAGCGGATCGCCAAGAGCCTGGTTCTCTCCCTCTTCTACAATCCGGCAGACGACGACCCCGCGCTGAAGCGGGCATAA
- a CDS encoding GtrA family protein, with protein MRKLLWFAVAGGTGFLVDAGMLAILLSLTPLGPFAARIVAIAVAMAATWMINRSLTFGRSRHSLATEGARYGSIGLSSALLNYGIYSGLLLAVPELPPLVAVALSSGLATAWSWFGYSRFVFGGAAATTE; from the coding sequence ATGAGGAAACTTCTCTGGTTCGCCGTGGCCGGCGGAACGGGTTTCCTTGTCGATGCCGGCATGCTCGCCATTCTGCTCTCGCTAACGCCGCTCGGCCCGTTCGCGGCGCGGATCGTTGCGATAGCCGTTGCAATGGCAGCGACCTGGATGATCAATCGCAGCCTCACCTTCGGACGCAGCCGCCACTCGCTCGCGACGGAGGGCGCGCGCTACGGCAGCATCGGCCTGTCATCGGCGTTGCTCAACTATGGGATCTATTCCGGCCTGCTGCTCGCGGTTCCGGAGCTTCCGCCGCTTGTCGCCGTCGCCCTGTCGTCCGGATTGGCGACGGCCTGGTCATGGTTCGGCTATTCGCGTTTCGTGTTTGGCGGGGCAGCCGCGACGACGGAGTGA
- a CDS encoding cyclopropane-fatty-acyl-phospholipid synthase family protein, whose amino-acid sequence MFPLSHMMKAFIRKGQLTVIDATGRRHVFSGEPGPKVTMRLTDPKLYRTLVFNSELAAGEAYMDGTMRFEDGSTLRDFLRLFSINRLSLGSYPIQKVLRAIKMRFRKRQQSNRKGQAQQNVAHHYDLGNDFYKLFLDENMLYSCAYFREEDESLEAAQRNKLRLLASKLCLRPGMKVLDIGSGWGDLALYLAKLEDVEVLGVTLSKEQQALATSRAEAAGLAGRVKFELRDYRDVSGPFDRIVSVGMFEHVGVHHYDEFFKKLNALMPDNGLAVLHSIGHMSPPGMASAWLRKYIFPGAYSPALSEVFEVVEQNSLWVSDLEFLRVHYATTLAHWGERFEKNRDKVVAMYDERFARMWEFYLISAEMMFRTGSQLVFHMQLSRSRDAAPIVRDYVTDRQRDYMAREKALSLEV is encoded by the coding sequence ATGTTTCCACTCTCGCATATGATGAAGGCCTTCATTCGCAAGGGTCAGTTGACCGTGATCGACGCGACCGGCAGGCGGCACGTCTTTTCCGGAGAACCGGGGCCGAAGGTGACCATGCGCCTCACGGATCCGAAGCTCTATCGCACGCTCGTCTTCAATTCCGAACTCGCGGCTGGCGAGGCCTACATGGATGGGACGATGCGTTTCGAGGATGGGTCGACGCTCCGAGACTTCCTGCGGCTCTTTTCCATCAACCGCCTCTCGCTCGGTTCCTATCCGATCCAGAAGGTGCTGCGTGCGATCAAGATGCGCTTTCGCAAGCGCCAGCAATCCAACCGCAAGGGCCAGGCGCAACAGAACGTCGCGCACCACTACGATCTCGGCAATGATTTCTACAAGCTCTTCCTCGACGAGAACATGCTCTATTCCTGCGCATATTTCCGCGAGGAGGATGAAAGCCTGGAAGCGGCGCAGCGCAACAAGCTGAGGCTGCTTGCCTCCAAGCTTTGCCTCAGGCCGGGGATGAAGGTTCTCGATATCGGCTCGGGCTGGGGCGATCTTGCCCTCTATCTCGCGAAGCTGGAAGACGTCGAGGTACTCGGCGTGACCCTTTCCAAGGAGCAACAGGCGCTTGCTACCAGTCGCGCCGAGGCGGCGGGGCTCGCCGGACGCGTCAAATTCGAGCTCCGTGATTATCGCGACGTCTCCGGGCCGTTCGACCGCATCGTTTCGGTCGGCATGTTCGAGCACGTGGGCGTTCACCACTACGACGAATTCTTCAAGAAGCTGAATGCCCTGATGCCGGACAACGGCCTGGCGGTGCTGCATTCGATCGGACACATGAGCCCGCCGGGCATGGCGAGCGCATGGCTACGGAAGTACATCTTCCCGGGCGCTTATTCGCCGGCTCTTTCCGAGGTTTTTGAGGTGGTGGAGCAGAACAGCCTCTGGGTGAGCGACCTCGAATTCCTGCGCGTTCACTATGCGACGACGCTGGCCCACTGGGGAGAGAGATTCGAGAAGAACCGCGACAAGGTCGTTGCAATGTATGACGAGCGCTTCGCGCGGATGTGGGAGTTCTATCTCATCAGCGCTGAGATGATGTTCCGCACCGGCAGCCAGCTCGTCTTCCATATGCAGCTCTCCCGCTCGCGTGACGCCGCGCCGATCGTGCGTGATTACGTGACCGACAGGCAGCGCGACTACATGGCCCGGGAAAAGGCTCTGTCCCTGGAGGTTTGA
- a CDS encoding Gfo/Idh/MocA family oxidoreductase, with protein sequence MLRFGILSTAKIGRELVVPAIQDAENCVVTAIASRDQAKARAMADRFSVTHAFGSYEEMLASDTIDAVYIPLPTAQHVEWTIKAAEAGKHVLCEKPIALKASQINGLIEARDRNKVLVSEAYMVTYSPVWRKVRDLLREGAIGKLRHVQGAFTYYNRDPGNMRNVPELGGGGLPDIGVYPTITTRFATGKEALRVQATTDRDPEFGTDIYSSVRADFGDFELSFYISTQLAQRQVMVFHGDKGFIEVKSPFNADRYGTEEVELTNQTHSESQHFRFQDARQYKREAEAFSRAAMGQDEEVVTLENSLNNQKLIDAIYRASEKDGWEAV encoded by the coding sequence ATGTTGCGCTTCGGTATTCTGTCAACGGCAAAGATCGGTCGAGAACTCGTGGTTCCCGCTATCCAGGATGCGGAGAATTGCGTGGTCACTGCGATTGCGAGCCGCGACCAGGCCAAGGCGCGCGCGATGGCCGACCGGTTCTCGGTGACCCATGCCTTCGGTTCCTACGAGGAAATGCTGGCATCAGACACGATCGACGCCGTCTACATTCCGCTTCCAACCGCACAGCACGTGGAATGGACCATCAAGGCGGCGGAAGCCGGAAAGCACGTCCTGTGCGAAAAGCCGATCGCATTGAAGGCATCGCAGATCAACGGGTTGATCGAGGCCCGCGACAGGAACAAGGTTCTTGTCTCGGAAGCGTACATGGTGACCTACAGTCCCGTCTGGCGGAAAGTGCGGGATCTGCTGCGGGAAGGCGCAATCGGAAAGTTGCGCCACGTGCAGGGTGCATTCACCTATTACAATCGCGATCCCGGCAACATGCGCAACGTTCCGGAACTCGGCGGCGGCGGCCTGCCTGACATCGGCGTGTATCCGACAATTACAACGCGCTTTGCGACCGGCAAGGAAGCGCTTCGCGTGCAGGCCACAACGGACCGCGATCCGGAATTCGGCACGGACATCTATTCGAGCGTCCGGGCAGACTTCGGCGATTTCGAACTGAGTTTCTACATCTCGACGCAGCTCGCACAGCGCCAGGTGATGGTGTTCCACGGCGACAAGGGATTCATCGAGGTGAAATCTCCCTTCAATGCCGACCGTTATGGCACGGAGGAAGTCGAACTCACCAACCAGACCCACTCGGAATCGCAGCATTTCCGCTTCCAGGACGCCCGCCAGTACAAGCGCGAGGCCGAGGCTTTCTCACGTGCGGCCATGGGGCAAGACGAAGAGGTCGTCACGCTTGAGAATTCGCTGAACAACCAGAAGCTGATCGATGCGATCTATCGAGCAAGCGAGAAGGACGGCTGGGAGGCGGTGTAA
- a CDS encoding aldo/keto reductase, with protein MQKRTLGRTDLQIAPLVFGGNVFGWTADEATSFDLLDGFVGGGFNAIDTADVYSRWAPGNSGGESETIIGKWLKRSAVPRDKVVIITKVGSDMGQGRTDLSRKWIVKAVEDSLKRLQTDHIDLYLSHWPDDSTPYEETLEAHADLVKQGKIRHFGASNLDAVQLQASFDAAEKAGLPRYTVLQPEYNLYDRAAFEGPLAELCRREEIGVITYFSLASGFLTGKYRSKADVVGHTRGEGVAKYLDDRGTRILAALDDVAAATGAKPAEIALAWLMAKPAVTAPIASATSTTQLESLIKSAQLKLSAEDLARLDQAGAI; from the coding sequence ATGCAGAAGCGCACTCTCGGTCGTACCGACCTCCAGATCGCACCTCTCGTGTTTGGCGGCAATGTCTTTGGCTGGACGGCCGACGAGGCCACGTCTTTCGATCTTCTGGACGGATTTGTTGGCGGAGGTTTCAACGCGATCGATACGGCTGATGTCTATTCTCGCTGGGCGCCGGGCAACAGCGGGGGCGAATCCGAGACCATCATTGGCAAATGGCTGAAGCGCTCTGCCGTTCCCCGGGACAAGGTCGTGATCATCACCAAGGTCGGGTCAGACATGGGGCAAGGCCGCACGGACCTTTCCAGGAAGTGGATCGTCAAGGCTGTCGAGGATTCGCTGAAACGTCTCCAGACGGACCACATCGATCTCTATCTCTCCCATTGGCCGGATGACTCAACGCCCTACGAGGAAACGCTGGAGGCCCATGCAGACCTCGTGAAGCAGGGAAAGATCCGGCACTTCGGTGCTTCCAACCTCGACGCCGTTCAGCTTCAGGCCTCCTTCGACGCGGCTGAGAAGGCAGGCCTGCCGCGCTACACGGTCCTGCAGCCGGAATACAATCTCTATGACCGAGCCGCATTCGAGGGACCGCTCGCCGAACTGTGCCGGCGGGAAGAGATTGGCGTGATCACGTATTTCAGCCTCGCATCCGGCTTCCTGACTGGAAAGTACCGTTCCAAGGCGGATGTGGTGGGGCACACCCGTGGCGAGGGCGTTGCCAAGTATCTCGATGATCGCGGAACGAGGATACTTGCCGCTCTCGACGACGTCGCGGCGGCCACCGGCGCAAAGCCCGCTGAGATCGCTCTTGCCTGGCTTATGGCGAAGCCTGCCGTGACGGCGCCGATTGCGAGCGCGACGAGCACGACCCAGTTGGAAAGCCTGATCAAGTCAGCGCAACTGAAGCTTTCGGCCGAAGATCTGGCTCGCCTGGACCAGGCTGGCGCCATTTGA
- a CDS encoding OmpA family protein, whose translation MYKKIAIVAVAAAYLSGCTTTDPYTGEQKMSNTAGGALIGAGLGAATGLLVGNNPVQRRNAALIGAGIGALGGGAIGNYMDNQESELRAQLQGTGVSVTRAGDRIILNMPSNITFATDADQVIPAFYPTLDSVALVLKKFNKTLVDVDGHTDSTGSAAHNQALSERRAGSVANYLAARGVDQRRMSAVGYGKDRPIASNATEAGRAQNRRVEISISPLRES comes from the coding sequence ATGTACAAGAAAATTGCAATCGTTGCCGTTGCCGCCGCCTACCTCTCCGGTTGTACGACGACTGATCCCTATACGGGCGAACAGAAGATGTCGAACACGGCCGGCGGTGCGCTGATTGGCGCGGGACTCGGCGCGGCGACGGGCCTGCTCGTCGGCAACAATCCCGTTCAGCGGCGCAACGCGGCCCTGATCGGCGCCGGTATCGGTGCGCTCGGTGGCGGTGCGATCGGCAACTACATGGACAACCAGGAATCGGAGTTGCGCGCCCAGCTGCAGGGAACCGGTGTTTCGGTAACCCGCGCCGGCGACCGGATCATCCTCAACATGCCCTCGAACATCACGTTCGCAACGGATGCGGACCAGGTGATTCCGGCCTTCTATCCGACGCTCGATTCTGTCGCGCTGGTGCTGAAGAAGTTCAACAAGACCCTTGTCGACGTCGACGGTCACACGGATTCCACCGGTAGCGCGGCACACAACCAGGCTCTTTCCGAGCGCCGTGCCGGCTCGGTTGCAAACTACCTCGCGGCGCGTGGTGTCGACCAGCGGCGCATGTCCGCCGTGGGTTACGGCAAGGATCGGCCGATCGCTTCGAACGCCACCGAGGCCGGTCGCGCTCAGAACCGCCGCGTCGAGATCTCGATCTCTCCGTTGCGCGAGAGCTGA
- a CDS encoding glycosyltransferase, translating into MTEAEFQEYQVAVLLPCYNEAQTIGDVVAGFRAALPHARIYVYDNNSTDSTALRAALAGARVVRERRQGKGNVVRRMFSDIDADIYLMADGDGTYPPRDAQELIRTLLTEGADMVVGTRRGVRADAGRQGHAIGNRIFNLLYRSLFGSDFTDIFSGYRAFSRRFAKSFPAVSGGFEIETEMSVHASRLRLPVAELELDYGRRPEGSHSKLSTFRDGGKILWMFAMLMKETRPFTFFGAISGAFMLSSLLFMAPVVTAYFQTGLVDRLPTWVLSMALMMISFMIFTAGLILDSLARARSEQLRIHYMGLPSTRGETAVVPVAALTGRDDARAEAA; encoded by the coding sequence ATGACGGAAGCCGAATTCCAGGAATATCAGGTGGCGGTCCTGCTGCCATGCTACAACGAGGCGCAGACCATCGGCGACGTCGTCGCCGGCTTCAGGGCGGCACTGCCCCATGCCCGCATCTACGTCTACGACAACAACTCGACCGACAGCACGGCGCTTAGGGCCGCGCTCGCCGGCGCGAGAGTGGTGCGCGAGCGTCGCCAGGGCAAGGGCAACGTGGTGCGCCGGATGTTTTCCGATATCGACGCCGACATCTACCTGATGGCCGATGGCGACGGCACCTATCCTCCGCGGGATGCGCAGGAACTGATACGAACGCTTCTGACCGAAGGGGCGGACATGGTCGTCGGCACGCGTCGCGGCGTGCGCGCCGATGCCGGGCGGCAGGGACACGCCATCGGCAACCGCATCTTCAACCTTCTCTATCGTTCGCTGTTCGGCAGCGACTTCACCGATATCTTCTCCGGCTATCGCGCTTTCTCACGCCGTTTCGCGAAGAGCTTTCCGGCCGTATCCGGTGGGTTCGAGATCGAAACCGAGATGTCGGTCCATGCCTCGCGCCTGCGCCTGCCGGTCGCGGAGCTGGAGCTTGACTATGGCCGCAGGCCGGAGGGCTCCCATTCCAAGCTCTCGACCTTCCGCGACGGCGGAAAGATCCTCTGGATGTTCGCGATGCTGATGAAGGAGACGCGACCGTTCACCTTCTTCGGCGCGATCAGCGGCGCCTTCATGCTGTCGAGCCTCCTGTTCATGGCGCCGGTGGTCACAGCATATTTCCAGACCGGGCTCGTCGACCGGCTCCCGACCTGGGTTCTGTCCATGGCGCTGATGATGATCTCTTTCATGATCTTCACGGCGGGGCTCATTCTCGATTCACTTGCCCGCGCCCGCAGCGAACAGCTGCGCATCCACTACATGGGTCTCCCGTCCACGCGCGGCGAAACCGCGGTCGTTCCTGTTGCTGCCCTGACGGGTCGCGACGATGCAAGGGCCGAAGCCGCATGA
- a CDS encoding helix-turn-helix domain-containing protein: METENHNLEGAIGDRVRLLRTAKSLTLDELATRAGVSRAMISRIERGEASPTAQLLARLCPPLGVTLSTFFAFGETLESPLSRRTEQIVWRDPETGYLRRSVSPPGTPSRVEIIEVEFPAGARIPYPPETAKEGMTQHVWLFAGELEMTVGDIVHRLKPGDCLYMGITDNHVFHNPGSTIAHYAVVLDRGRG, from the coding sequence ATGGAGACCGAAAACCACAATCTCGAAGGCGCGATCGGCGATCGCGTCCGGCTGCTTCGGACAGCGAAGTCGTTGACGCTCGATGAGCTCGCGACACGCGCCGGTGTGAGCCGCGCCATGATTTCCCGGATCGAGCGCGGGGAGGCGAGCCCCACGGCGCAGCTTCTCGCCCGCCTCTGTCCTCCGCTCGGCGTGACGCTCTCGACCTTCTTCGCGTTTGGCGAAACGCTGGAGAGCCCGCTGTCGAGACGCACGGAGCAGATTGTGTGGCGCGATCCCGAGACTGGGTATCTCCGCCGCTCGGTCTCCCCGCCGGGCACCCCATCGCGCGTGGAGATCATCGAGGTGGAGTTTCCGGCAGGTGCCCGCATTCCCTATCCGCCGGAAACGGCGAAGGAGGGGATGACACAGCATGTCTGGCTTTTCGCAGGTGAACTGGAGATGACGGTCGGCGACATCGTCCACCGGCTGAAGCCCGGAGATTGCCTCTACATGGGCATCACTGACAACCATGTGTTCCACAATCCCGGCAGCACGATTGCACACTACGCGGTCGTCCTCGACCGTGGTCGCGGCTGA
- a CDS encoding histone deacetylase family protein, producing the protein MRVIFSEDHKLRNSKTELYGGQLVPPFEAPFRAEWILAAVKEAGFTDVVAPNEYGMETALKVHDAGFLKFLETAWERWQAAGFKGEAIATSFPVRRTSRRIPKDIDGQIGYYCNAAETSISPGTWEAALSAMYSALSGADLVASGHKAAFSLCRPPGHHAGIDMFGGYCFINNAAVAAQRLLDKGAGKVAILDVDFHHGNGTQDIFYERGDVFFASLHGDPAEAFPHFLGYAEETGKGAGEGTTQNYPMARGTPYSVWSAAMEDALQRIAAFGAEAIVVSLGVDTFEKDPISFFKLTSPDYLTMGRRIAASGVPLLVVMEGGYGVPEIGLNVANVLTGIVG; encoded by the coding sequence ATGCGCGTCATATTTTCCGAAGACCACAAGCTCAGGAATTCGAAGACCGAACTCTACGGGGGGCAGTTGGTGCCACCCTTCGAGGCGCCCTTTCGTGCCGAGTGGATCCTGGCAGCGGTCAAGGAAGCGGGTTTCACCGACGTGGTTGCGCCCAACGAGTATGGCATGGAGACGGCTCTCAAGGTCCATGACGCGGGATTTCTGAAATTCCTAGAAACCGCCTGGGAGCGTTGGCAGGCCGCCGGCTTCAAGGGCGAGGCAATCGCGACGTCGTTCCCCGTTCGCCGCACTTCCCGCCGCATCCCGAAGGATATCGACGGGCAGATCGGTTACTACTGCAACGCCGCCGAGACGTCGATTTCCCCTGGTACCTGGGAAGCTGCGCTGTCGGCCATGTATTCGGCGCTCTCGGGCGCGGATCTGGTGGCGAGCGGCCACAAGGCAGCATTCTCGCTCTGCCGTCCCCCGGGGCATCACGCCGGGATCGACATGTTCGGTGGCTACTGCTTCATCAACAATGCTGCCGTCGCCGCCCAGCGCTTGCTCGACAAGGGCGCAGGCAAGGTCGCGATCCTGGATGTGGACTTCCATCACGGCAACGGGACGCAGGACATCTTCTATGAGCGCGGCGATGTGTTCTTCGCCTCGCTGCATGGCGATCCAGCGGAAGCCTTCCCTCACTTCCTCGGCTATGCGGAAGAGACCGGCAAGGGGGCCGGCGAAGGAACGACACAGAACTATCCCATGGCGCGCGGTACGCCCTACAGCGTCTGGAGCGCGGCGATGGAAGATGCCTTGCAGCGTATCGCCGCCTTCGGAGCGGAGGCGATCGTTGTCTCCCTCGGGGTCGATACCTTCGAGAAGGACCCGATATCCTTCTTCAAGCTGACCTCGCCCGACTATCTGACCATGGGCCGGCGGATTGCCGCGAGCGGCGTGCCACTGCTGGTAGTCATGGAAGGCGGTTACGGCGTTCCGGAAATAGGCCTCAACGTCGCCAACGTGCTCACGGGCATTGTCGGCTGA